Within the Gadus chalcogrammus isolate NIFS_2021 chromosome 15, NIFS_Gcha_1.0, whole genome shotgun sequence genome, the region GGAGCACTTTTAATCCCTGCAAATATTCAATCATGAAAGCAAATATTGTTCTGGCCGGGGAGACGGATGGCGCTGGTTCAGAAGCAGCGGCCCACGGGcgtctggggtggggggggttggggggggttgtggggggcgGTCCCACGCGGACCCCCGTCTCCACGGCTCCCCCATCTTTCATCAATTTGAAATACTGTTGGTGCTCTAATGAACACCGCtcctcacactcaaacacacattgtTACCGTTTAATCTTCGTATTCGTTTTAGTATTATCACGCTACGGAGGACATGGGTGTTGAACAGAGCTCTGCAACCAGAGCTCCAGGAGACAGACCTGTCCTCTGTGAACCCTGCAGAGTCTACGAGCGCATGTGTGGTAACACGCAGCTCTGTTTGGGGAAGCATGCGTCTCTACATACGGCGGAGGGAATATTGGACCCCGGTCTAATGGAAATTTCTTGCCTCTAATTGCTCATATCGTTGTCTGCTGCAGCATCGCTGGGCCCTCCCACTGTCTGCTACATGTGACTCCAACAAGAGGCTCTTTATCGCCCTGGGATGGGCTGGTGCCGCGCCAGATCCAGCACTTGGCAGCCAAACATTTCAGCTCTGAGACAATGAGGAGTATCAACAcattcatgcattcatgcaTCCAAGAACAGACGTGTCCTTTTTATCGTCCCCACCTCATATctacgttgttgttttttttcaaaacacttTTTAAAAGCAGAGCCATCGGCCACTGCAGAATATTATTCGATGCAAAAGCTAACATTTAGAGGTATCCCATGGAGTGTCGCGACAGGCCGTAAAGCCGGGCGAACAGACGGAGCTGAAAACATCAAATAACGGCGACAACACAGAGGGATGGATCCACTACACACCGACCCAATATCCTGTCAGGAAAATGTCCAAAAGTATATTAATTCACATCTCAAAGTCAGCTGACAAAGTCGGTCTTGGAAGGATTGTAAGGGTGTGGTctgacacccccccacccccccccgaaCTGCTATGTATAGTTTGTACTTCCTCAAAGTTGTTCATATGCACCCTCGCCGCAACAAGAGTGTACTGATTGGCCAAGGCCTCCGTCACGTGAGTGTCTAGTGATTGGTCAGGTAGTCCTCAGGGAAAATAGACTCCGCCCATTCAACCATTGTGAAGGAAGAGAAGAAACCAACAGGCTGAAGACTGCGATTAGATTTCATGGAGCATGTTTCACTGATGCGGAACGCACATCTTGATTATGCTTAATAACATTATCAGAAATCAATTATGGATTTCTACGGTCCATCACGTTACCAATATGTTATCTGTGGACTTCCATATCAACCACAGCTGGCTTGTTTCCTCATCAGGAAAATCTGTAGATAAAATgcttattttatgttttatgtctTGTGAGGCAAAGAGGCAGCAAACCGTAACCGATACTGCAGACGAAAGATACCGGGGTAGTTACAACATACTTCCAAAACGACTTATCAAGACTCCAGCTAATCTCGTCATGGCTTTTCTTCCATCCTCCTGACCAGAGAAACCACCAGCATGTTGACACAGAGTCCACCTCAACAAATAACGGccctgtgtggggggggtgcggCGGGGTGACCCTGTGAAAGGCCCTTCTGTTGCAGCGACCCTCGCCGTATAAAACACTTAACACTGCATGTTTTCGTTCCTCAACCGCTCCTTAAAAAGTCACACCTCTGCAACCAATTAATGTGCTGGCATGTAACAGCGGCCCGGGTCCCTCGGCATCGTGAGGGGCCCgtggccgggggcgggggcgggggggggggctccagggTGCAGTCTGTCCTCCCACTGTTTACCCCCAGACCGGAGCCCCTTCAGTGGGCCGGGGCAGAGCCACGGCTGGGCTGGGGGCCATTAAAGTGCTGATGGCTTCTGACAGTAATTTCTTCTTGAGTCCACAGTCCGGCTCTTGCCAGCGGTGGGACTGGTCGCTCCTCATGGCCAttaaagcacacacactgttccCACAAAACCTGCTCAATGGTAACTCTGTGctgctcaggtgtgtgtgtgtgtgtgtgtgtgtgtgtgtgtgtgtgtgtgtgtgtgtgtgtgtgtgtgtgtgtgtgtgtgtgtgtgtgtgtgtgtgtgtgtgtgtgtgtgtgtgtgtgtgtgtgtgtgtgtgtgtgtgtgtgtgtgtgtgtgtgtgtgtgtgtccttgtgagtgtgcgtgtgtgtatgttttgtgttATTGCATGAACTCGGGAGCTCATGAGTTTACATATGTGTGCATGGGTACTGTTTGTAAGAGTGCgactggaggtgtgtgtggtgtgcgtgtgtgtgcgtgtttgtgtatatgtgttacTGTACGGGTATATTTGCTAcatttttgtgtatgtatgagtaTACCTGTttgtttgcgcatgtgtgtgtggatgcatatgtgtgtttttttgtgcgcatacttgtgtgtgtgtgtgtgtgtgtgtgcgcgtgttttcATGAATGTGCgcatgcttgtgcgtgtgtgcgtgtccgcatgcatgcatgtgagtgcatgtgtgtgcatgtgcccatacatgtgtgtgtgtgtgtgtgtgtgtgtgtgtgtgtgtgtgtgtgtgtgtgtgtgtgtgtgtgtgtgtgtgtgtgtgtgtgtgtgtgtgtgtgtgtgtgtgtgtgtgtgtgtgcgtgtgtttgtgtgacagacTTGGGCAGCGGTCGGCCCTGGTAACGGCTCACACACCGGTTGTGTGTCTTACATTCTGCCGCTCCAGAGCGGGTCCAACCCACCAGGGAGCGTCCCCAGACGGCCGCGCGCTGACATCCATCCAGGCAGTAAAAGGTGTTTACCTGTGTCCAGTCGCTGGACGGAGACCTTCCCCACGGGCCCGGGGCCTCAGCGCTGCGCTGGGCTGGCCGCTTCACGTTTCAGGTGGAGGTGACTCGGATTAATGGCTGCTCAGGGGTTTGGTGAGGAGACTGAACCGTGTTTGTGGTGTTggcggtggggaggagaggagaggagggggggggagacgattCGGTTCTGGCTTGTGTAACGGCCACAGCCAGTGTCCAGCCACATAACAGATTACACGGCTGTTTGGGAGAGCAAATATTGTTCTGGGCACGGAGCTAACATCACCTTCGGAGGGGTGTGGGTCACTGAGAGCGAGGGGAAGAGAAAGTGGAGCAAAGAAACGGGGCTGAAGTTTGCATGTTTTTCCTAGATATATATTTTGCTACAGCAACAGGGTTTAAACAGAAATCCTTACACAGCGAAAGCTTACAACTGCAAAACATTTATCAATTATTTGTACAGATGTAACGATTGATTATGGATACACATTTCCAAATGGGAATTCAGACTTGAAAAGACCACATATATACAACGTATATAGGTAGGTGGTTGCACAGCCTGTCATGTGAATGCCGAAAGCTAAGCAAGCCTATAGGTTTAACACTTCTAATCTCCTTTCCTAAAGATGACAGCCTCTAATCCCTTCCACCTTCTAATGTCAGGTTCCCGGGGTGTTTAAAGCAGAGCATGGGGTCGGATTATGTCGCATAAGCGATATGTTAATCACAAATGCAGTCCAGGCTTCAGTAAGCAGGGTCAGGCGCGGGTCATGCTCCCAGAccgcagggtgggggggtgatgtGTGGATGTGAACGGTCATGGTTCTCAACTTAGCCCAGCCTCGACTGGATCACGGTGGAAACAATGAGCGGGTGTAATCTACCGAGCCAGCCTAGAGCCAGACAATATCTGGGAAGGAAGGCCTCCATTCAAAGTACCTTTCTGTACATTTGCGCTTTCTCTTTCGtcatgcagacacatgcacgcaacacacagacgcacccacacgcacagacacaagcacacacgcgtacagacaaacacacttgcaaacacatacacacacacacacatacacacacacacatgcacgcaaacacacacagagacacacacacacacacacattcacaaaataGACTGATCCATTCATCAGTCTTCAGTGAACCATAAAagtgaaatgtgtgaagtgCACGAAATTTGTACAGAGGGTTTTTTATCATCACATTTGCAGGCCCCGAGGGATGGCGGGATAGAGAGTGAGCGATGAGAGAGGGCCTTCGCTATGCGTGACTTACGCTTGGCGGCAAAATATATTGAGTCAACAGTATGTTTTATTAAACACGCAGCATGAAGGCAAAATGGGCAAAAGGTTACCAGGTTCACACATAGCATGAGAGCAAACAGAAGGCCCACAGGACTCATTGGATGAGTCCCACATTCACACGCTCATCTTTGATGTGTGGAGGCAACAGAAGCTGACAGCACACACACCGGTGTATAAAAGAGCCTTTTATTTCTAATCAACACAGATACATGCGGACAGAATCATGGAGTTTTGTGTTATGACGGATGTTGGGAGCGGTGGATGGTCAGTACATgacagaggaaggggagaggggcggtCTATATTATCAGAGCCTGGTAGCAAACTATACCCATACATGTGATTTATCCTGAACAACACAAAGCTGGAACAACACAACGGCagcgcacaaacgcacacatcacAACTCGTACAAACCCTCAAAaagtgtactttttttttttttttacacacaaagGACACATACATTGTATGTGTTAAATAAGTTTTTGCTAGTCAGGACATAATAAGCTAAACTACATCATTCACAGATTCAGCAGTCTGTTTAAATACCTTATCTCTACAAAGTGaatttacattattttttaaagtacAAAGTGCAAATACTATGGTCTCCGTATTGCCCATGGGCAAGGGCAGAATCTCCAAGGGCATAGCgcgtggggggccggggggggggggggtgggcggccTCAGCCCTGCTTCTTTGACGGGTTCTGGAAGGAGAAGGGACACTTGATAAATGGTGGGGTCAACTTAGGATGTAACCGgcaggttgctggttcgatccctggctcctctcagctgagtgtcgaggtgtccgagacacctcaccctgactgctcctgacgagctggctgtcgtcttGCAGGGTTGCCTACGCCgttggtgtgtattaaccgttGCAAGTGGCTTTTCTGATTAaatctgtgttgtttttttttgttttgttttctttatttaaaagggACAGTGCACATTAAAAAACACCAGAGTTCAACATGCAAATGTGCCAGATTTAGTCATGCAGGCAAATTTTCATCTGTAGTCCCTGGACTAGTATGTACTTTATATGTGTTCACAGTATGGTACTTCTAGTATAGTCTGTTGGAGGTCAGTAGGAGGTACTCACCAGTTTACTGGATGGAACGCTGGCTGTTGTCTTCGCCCCTGTGATAGAAAGAGAATCAGTGACCACAACCACGTTTTTACGCTGACTCTGAGATCGGCAGAACTCAAGGCTTGATTATTTACCCATCgctttattgtgtgtgtatgtgtgtgtgtgtctttatgagtgtgtgtgtgtgtgtttgcctgtgtgcgctgcacgtgtgtgtatgcatgagtgtgtttgtgtgtgtgcatgtgtgttcacgtccatgtgtttgcgtttgtctTTGTGCGTGCGTTTCATGTGCATTTGTACGTGTGTAtgcgctagtgtgtgtgtgtgtgtgtacatttgtgtgtctttgtgtgtgtgtgtgtgtgtgtgtgtgtgttcacatgcgTGTGTTCAAATGCATGTGCATGattgcgtctgtgtgcgtgtgaacctgcgtctgtgtcagtgtgtgcgtttgtatgtctgtgtccgtgtgtgtctctgcctctgtgtgtgcgtctgtgtgtgtgtgtgtctgtgtgtgcgcgcgtcacccaccctcctccttggtGACTCCCAGGCAACCCATCAGCTCCTGCAGGGACAGCGCCTTGTCGTTGCTGATGTCGCAGTACTCCACAAACTTCTTCACGCACTTCTTGGGCTTGGACTTCTTGCGCAGGAACCTCTTGAAGGGCTTGATCTCCTTCTTGCCGATGTCCCCGCTGGAGTTCTTGTCCAGCTGGCCGAAGTACCAGTGCACCACGCGCTCTTCCAGGGTGTGGCTGGGGTCTGGCTCCGCCATCCTGACCGGCCGAGAGGAGACGGAGGATCAGGGGAGGGGACTGCAGCCAGCGCGCCGCTGCTTTGGGGCGGGTCTGCTCGTCCAGTCATCTGGTCATCAGTTCATTCGTTCATTCATCCGTTCAtctgttcatccatccatccagtcatTTGTTCATtcgtccatccatctgtccatccattcatccatccatcgatcTGTTCACCCGTTCATCcttttatccatccatccatcaatttgttcatccattcatcaatcCATTTTATACCCCATCCATTCATCTATTGATCATTGATCAGCATATGATTGACCCTGCACTGCATTAGATTAAATCAATCAGTCCATCCTCTATGACCATGCGTCCCCGGGTCCATCCGCATGTGTTAAGGTGTAGAAGGGGCGGGGCTCCATACCTGCCGGCGGAGGCGGGGTCTGTGACGGCGTGGACCATGTCTGTCGACAGCGCGTCAAGAACACTTGTAAGGAACTCTGTCTTCTTGGCCCCGGGGCAGCCTGcaatagacaacacacacacacagagaggcacatGTTACGATATGGAGACGGATGTATGTGTCATCGCCCCCCCTGAGAGGCAGAGGGTAGAAACCCCCATCCTCCAGCCAGCCAGAGGCAGCCAGCCAGAGGCAGCAACCAGAGGCAGGCGGACAGAGGCAGCCGACCAGAGGCACAACCAGAGGCAGGCGGACAGAGGCAGTCGACCAGAGACAGCAACCAGAGGCAGCCGACCAGAGGCACAACCAGAGGCAGGCGGACAGAGGCAGCCGACCAGAGGCAGCCGGACAGAGGCAGTCGACCAGAGGCAGCCAACCAGAGGCACAACCAGAGGCACAACCAGAGGCAGCCGGACAGAGGCAGCCGACCAGAGGCACAACCAGAGGCAGGCGGACAGAGGCAGCCGGCCAGAGACAGCAACCAGAGGTAGCCGGACAGAGGCAGTCGACCAGAGGCAGCCAACCAGAGGCACAACCAGAGGCACAACCAGAGGCAGCCGGACAGAGGCAGTCGACCAGAGGCAGTCGACCAGAGGCAGCCGACCAGAGGCACAACCAGAGGCAGCTGGACAGAGGCAGTCGACCAGAGGCAGCCGGACAGAGACAGTCAACCAGAGGCAGGGATGTGCTGTGCAGTCGCAGCGGAGGGTAGGTGGCCTTGTAAACTCCGAGGGAGGAGTTCCACATAACGAGAGGTGTCGTTTTAAcgtgactggggggggggaacgaccGAGATGGGGATAAAACCAGACGAGACGAGTCGCGCAGTGACCTTCCCTCCCGTCCATAAAGGtgcagacaccccccccccccccccactgaagaCCTGTCAATCACCAGGAGAGCGCTGACAGAGGGAGGACTCAGGGCCAGGGAGGAGTCTTAGATGCAATGTTGCTCGCTTTAGTTTACTTATTTGATAAACTTTTACTGTTTGTCCATTTTGTTGTTTATCAATGGTAACGTCTGTTGACTGACTCCGGGAATTACTGGATACCTGAATTTCCCCaaggggatgaataaagtatctaTCTAATCTAATCTCACTATCGGACATGAATCAgcataaatcaataaaatactTAGAGTGCAGCAGATGATTTGCAAACGGCGGTCTTCAGTACGATTGAAGGTTGACCCTCTTGATCCTCAAAACAGAGCGATGAGACTGCAAAATGACTTTGACTTAAAATAAGGATCTTATCCACCCTTATCAACGTTCCCCATCGCGAGCCGTAAACCAATCAACACAATCAACATCTAGCCGCTGGTTAAAAAGGATGAACTCCCCCGGTCGCATGCATGCTATAAGCGCCGAACCCCCCACTTATGTCATATGCGTACACGCGAAACAGCTCAAGTGGAGCGCTCCTAATGATAGTGATCGTGTGGCAGGCCGTATAGTTTTAAGAGCGCCGGGCATGTTGTGGAAGAGCTGAAGGCAACGAAGACCATTCCATTCctgtcccagctctctgctgcgttctcacactcaccctctcctcctccaccccctcacccctctcacccctcacccctcacccctcaccccccccccccgaaccaccaccaccgcctggGGAGGAGAAATTCTCTGGGCTACGCTGCTCCACTTTTTACGAGCCAGGCCTGCAGGGCCAGCTTCTCCCTGCAGATGCAGATAATAGCATGGCTGGCCCCCGCCCTAACAGGTGGCGACCACGCTGGTGTAAACAGGTAGAAGCCAGCAGCGTCTGCTCCaccttctgccccccccccccacacacacacacacaccctccccagCCCGCTCCATCAGGGGGTTGACGGAGCTCCGAGGCAGGGGTCAGCATACTCACACACCGTCTAAGTGTTACTTAGTAGATGTCTCTCT harbors:
- the smoc2 gene encoding SPARC-related modular calcium-binding protein 2, with translation MVVRYLVLPSTTARYEQPKCDGNARAHPTKPKDHYRSRHLQGCPGAKKTEFLTSVLDALSTDMVHAVTDPASAGRMAEPDPSHTLEERVVHWYFGQLDKNSSGDIGKKEIKPFKRFLRKKSKPKKCVKKFVEYCDISNDKALSLQELMGCLGVTKEEGAKTTASVPSSKLNPSKKQG